In Perca fluviatilis chromosome 11, GENO_Pfluv_1.0, whole genome shotgun sequence, the following proteins share a genomic window:
- the ssx2ipa gene encoding synovial sarcoma, X breakpoint 2 interacting protein a isoform X1: protein MGEWWTTVPVGTSIGNYEISSISHVTMSPSRQNNLVSMQSSLSLRSSYNGISAFCTEDTIPQCISYINQELDSLGLSSTCIEASSLEGADLKTVPALNAMYELMQIHRRNMCTLEELEKEQLKKSSTLDHMQMNNSRLKDQLELSIREKSGLHETERQLHLKIKTLQSCLKTEKDEVQKLQSIIASRASQYSHDAKRKEREAAKLKERLGQLLVDRRDRKLAIDVLNCLGRSDGKRSHWKTTKAAASHEGEMYTSLLKDYEVSQRSLMLENAELKKVLQQMKEEMIHILSPRRPTRGANADASQEQADSDGEEKVGDFSRETLDQSCEHAREQLTNSIRQQWRKLRNHMEKLDSQASQVQNQLESNKEVIPRETHEDEMERMRSEVQQCKEFIHAQQQLLQQQLNTSFDDETAALLNDCYTLEEKERLKEEWRLFEEQKRNFERERMNFTEAAIRLGREKKAFEEDRASWLKNQFLNMTPFTDHRRCSSSDGQSALSIRSEPEMRRSSTKARLVTSSTHATFSTPKPTQSATVPSTTELYRTLRLIPDSSSSRHSNRGRWQESSSTEDGDIRVKSRNRVRCGDLSIFSFGEDENSLT, encoded by the exons ATGGGAGAATGGTGGACAACTGTGCCAGTAGGGACATCTATTG GAAACTATGAGATCTCCAGCATATCACATGTGACAATGTCGCCCTCAAGACAGAACAACCTTGTGTCAATGCAATCTTCTTTGTCCCTGAGGAGCTCCTACAATGGGATTAGTGCCTTTTGCACAGAAGATACTATTCCTCAATGCATTTCATACATCAATCAG GAGCTTGACTCACTGGGCCTTTCCTCCACATGTATTGAGGCCAGCTCACTAGAGGGAGCCGACCTGAAGACAGTGCCAGCTCTGAATGCCATGTATGAGCTAATGCAGATTCACAGACGCAATATGTGCACTTTAGAAGAGCTCGAGAAAGAACAGCTGAAAAAATCCAGCACCTTGGACCACATGCAGATGAACAACTCCAGACTCAAG GATCAGTTGGAACTGTCCATAAGGGAGAAATCGGGTCTAcatgagacagagaggcagtTGCACCTCAAAATTAAGACTTTGCAGAGCtgcttaaaaacagaaaaagatgaG GTTCAGAAGCTCCAGAGTATCATTGCCAGCCGGGCCTCTCAGTACAGCCATGATGccaagagaaaagagagagaagctgCAAAGCTCAAGGAACGCCTCGGCCAGTTACTGGTCGACAGAAGGGATAGAAAACTGG CTATCGACGTACTGAATTGTTTGGGACGTTCAGATGGAAAAAGGAGCCACTGGAAGACTACAAAAGCGGCAGCCAG CCATGAGGGTGAGATGTACACGTCCTTGCTCAAAGACTACGAGGTGAGTCAGAGGTCCTTGATGCTGGAGAACGCTGAGCTTAAGAAAGTCCTCCAACAGATGAAGGAGGAGATGATTCATATCCTGAGTCCACGCCGGCCCACCAGAGGAGCCAATGCTGATGCGAGTCAGGAGCAG GCTGATTCAGATGGGGAGGAGAAGGTGGGTGATTTTAGCAGGGAAACTCTTGACCAATCCTGTGAGCATGCCAGGGAGCAGCTCACCAACAGCATCCGCCAGCAGTGGAGGAAACTGAGGAACCACATGGAGAAGTTAGACAGCCAAG CCTCGCAAGTGCAGAATCAGCTGGAGTCCAATAAAGAGGTGATACCAAGGGAGACCCACGAGGATGAGATGGAGAGGATGAGGAGTGAAGTGCAGCAGTGCAAAGAGTTCATTCATGCCCAGCAACAACTCCTCCAG CAACAACTCAACACATCATTTGATGACGAGACAGCAGCTCTTCTTAATGACTGCTACACGCTCGAGGAGAAGGAGCGTCTCAAAGAGGAATGGAGGCTCTTTGAGGAACAGAAGAGAAACTTTGAGAGGGAAAGAATGAACTTCACAGAGGCTGCTATTCGCCTGGGGCGAGAG AAAAAGGCCTTTGAGGAGGACCGTGCCTCTTGGCTGAAGAATCAGTTTTTAAACATGACTCCCTTTACAGACCATAGGAGATGTTCCTCTTCTGACGGTCAAAGTGCCTTATCAATCA GAAGTGAGCCAGAGATGAGGAGGTCTTCCACGAAAGCCCGGCTGGTCACATCGTCAACCCACGCCACGTTCTCCACTCCTAAACCTACACAAAGTGCTACTGTGCCATCCACAACTGAACTTTATCGGACACTCCGCCTCATACCAGACAGCAG ttcctCCAGACATTCAAATCGAGGACGATGGCAGGAGTCCAGCAGCACTGAAGATGGAGATATTCGGGTCAAATCAAGAAACCGAGTTCGATGTGGAGACTTGAGTATCTTCTCTTTTGGTGAAGATGAGAACAGCCTCACTTGA
- the ssx2ipa gene encoding synovial sarcoma, X breakpoint 2 interacting protein a isoform X2, whose amino-acid sequence MSPSRQNNLVSMQSSLSLRSSYNGISAFCTEDTIPQCISYINQELDSLGLSSTCIEASSLEGADLKTVPALNAMYELMQIHRRNMCTLEELEKEQLKKSSTLDHMQMNNSRLKDQLELSIREKSGLHETERQLHLKIKTLQSCLKTEKDEVQKLQSIIASRASQYSHDAKRKEREAAKLKERLGQLLVDRRDRKLAIDVLNCLGRSDGKRSHWKTTKAAASHEGEMYTSLLKDYEVSQRSLMLENAELKKVLQQMKEEMIHILSPRRPTRGANADASQEQADSDGEEKVGDFSRETLDQSCEHAREQLTNSIRQQWRKLRNHMEKLDSQASQVQNQLESNKEVIPRETHEDEMERMRSEVQQCKEFIHAQQQLLQQQLNTSFDDETAALLNDCYTLEEKERLKEEWRLFEEQKRNFERERMNFTEAAIRLGREKKAFEEDRASWLKNQFLNMTPFTDHRRCSSSDGQSALSIRSEPEMRRSSTKARLVTSSTHATFSTPKPTQSATVPSTTELYRTLRLIPDSSSSRHSNRGRWQESSSTEDGDIRVKSRNRVRCGDLSIFSFGEDENSLT is encoded by the exons ATGTCGCCCTCAAGACAGAACAACCTTGTGTCAATGCAATCTTCTTTGTCCCTGAGGAGCTCCTACAATGGGATTAGTGCCTTTTGCACAGAAGATACTATTCCTCAATGCATTTCATACATCAATCAG GAGCTTGACTCACTGGGCCTTTCCTCCACATGTATTGAGGCCAGCTCACTAGAGGGAGCCGACCTGAAGACAGTGCCAGCTCTGAATGCCATGTATGAGCTAATGCAGATTCACAGACGCAATATGTGCACTTTAGAAGAGCTCGAGAAAGAACAGCTGAAAAAATCCAGCACCTTGGACCACATGCAGATGAACAACTCCAGACTCAAG GATCAGTTGGAACTGTCCATAAGGGAGAAATCGGGTCTAcatgagacagagaggcagtTGCACCTCAAAATTAAGACTTTGCAGAGCtgcttaaaaacagaaaaagatgaG GTTCAGAAGCTCCAGAGTATCATTGCCAGCCGGGCCTCTCAGTACAGCCATGATGccaagagaaaagagagagaagctgCAAAGCTCAAGGAACGCCTCGGCCAGTTACTGGTCGACAGAAGGGATAGAAAACTGG CTATCGACGTACTGAATTGTTTGGGACGTTCAGATGGAAAAAGGAGCCACTGGAAGACTACAAAAGCGGCAGCCAG CCATGAGGGTGAGATGTACACGTCCTTGCTCAAAGACTACGAGGTGAGTCAGAGGTCCTTGATGCTGGAGAACGCTGAGCTTAAGAAAGTCCTCCAACAGATGAAGGAGGAGATGATTCATATCCTGAGTCCACGCCGGCCCACCAGAGGAGCCAATGCTGATGCGAGTCAGGAGCAG GCTGATTCAGATGGGGAGGAGAAGGTGGGTGATTTTAGCAGGGAAACTCTTGACCAATCCTGTGAGCATGCCAGGGAGCAGCTCACCAACAGCATCCGCCAGCAGTGGAGGAAACTGAGGAACCACATGGAGAAGTTAGACAGCCAAG CCTCGCAAGTGCAGAATCAGCTGGAGTCCAATAAAGAGGTGATACCAAGGGAGACCCACGAGGATGAGATGGAGAGGATGAGGAGTGAAGTGCAGCAGTGCAAAGAGTTCATTCATGCCCAGCAACAACTCCTCCAG CAACAACTCAACACATCATTTGATGACGAGACAGCAGCTCTTCTTAATGACTGCTACACGCTCGAGGAGAAGGAGCGTCTCAAAGAGGAATGGAGGCTCTTTGAGGAACAGAAGAGAAACTTTGAGAGGGAAAGAATGAACTTCACAGAGGCTGCTATTCGCCTGGGGCGAGAG AAAAAGGCCTTTGAGGAGGACCGTGCCTCTTGGCTGAAGAATCAGTTTTTAAACATGACTCCCTTTACAGACCATAGGAGATGTTCCTCTTCTGACGGTCAAAGTGCCTTATCAATCA GAAGTGAGCCAGAGATGAGGAGGTCTTCCACGAAAGCCCGGCTGGTCACATCGTCAACCCACGCCACGTTCTCCACTCCTAAACCTACACAAAGTGCTACTGTGCCATCCACAACTGAACTTTATCGGACACTCCGCCTCATACCAGACAGCAG ttcctCCAGACATTCAAATCGAGGACGATGGCAGGAGTCCAGCAGCACTGAAGATGGAGATATTCGGGTCAAATCAAGAAACCGAGTTCGATGTGGAGACTTGAGTATCTTCTCTTTTGGTGAAGATGAGAACAGCCTCACTTGA
- the LOC120567833 gene encoding guanine nucleotide-binding protein G(I)/G(S)/G(O) subunit gamma-5-like, with protein sequence MSGSSNLVAMKKVVQQLRFEASINRVKVSQAAADLQQFCIQNALQDPLLTGVSSSTNPFRPQKVCSFL encoded by the exons ATGTCGGGATCCTCTAATCTTGTAGCTATGAAAAAAGTCGTACAGCAGCTCCGTTTCGAGGCGAGCATTAACAGAGTGAAG GTCTCCCAGGCAGCTGCAGACCTTCAACAGTTTTGCATTCAGAATGCCTTGCAGGACCCTCTGCTCACTGGTGTGTCCTCCAGCACCAACCCTTTCAGGCCACAGAAGGTCTGCTCCTTCTTGTGA
- the gpt gene encoding alanine aminotransferase 2-like isoform X2 — MNYGTTLLWKRRALSSLSATRRGLPKEKMSENGVLSRAKVLTIDTMNPTVKKVEYAVRGPIVLRAVELERELSEGMKKPFSEVIKANIGDAHAMGQQPITFFRQVLALCSYPELLNDSTFPEDAKSRARRILQSCGGNSMGSYTASQGIDSVRQDVACYIERRDGGVPCDPDDIYLTTGASDGIVTILKLLVCGEGATRTGVMISIPQYPLYSAALAELGAVQINYYLNEEKCWSMDISELQRALDEARRHCNPRALCVINPGNPTGQVQSRQCIEDVIRFAANERLLLMADEVYQDNVYAEGCQFHSFKKVLFEMGPEYSDTVELVSFHSTSKCYMGECGFRGGYMEIINMDDEVKAQLTKLVSVRLCPPVPGQALMDLVVNPPQPGEPSHDNFIKERTVTLSALAEKAKLTEQVLNTIQGISCNPVQGAMYSFPRITIPEKAIQEAMDKGQEPDMFYCMKMLEETGICLVPGSGFGQTDGTYHFRMTILPPTDKLTILLNKVKEFHQKFTQQYS, encoded by the exons ATGAATTATGGGACAACGTTACTGTGGAAACGACG AGCTTTATCGAGTCTGAGCGCGACTCGGCGTGGGCTCCCCAAAGAGAAGATGTCCGAGAATGGAGTGCTGTCCCGGGCCAAGGTGTTGACCATCGACACCATGAACCCCACGGTGAAGAAGGTGGAGTACGCCGTGCGCGGGCCCATCGTGCTGCGGGCTGTGGAGCTGGAGAGGGAGCTTTCTGAG GGAATGAAGAAGCCCTTTTCGGAGGTCATCAAGGCCAACATTGGTGACGCTCATGCTATGGGCCAGCAGCCAATCACTTTCTTCCGACAG GTCTTGGCGCTGTGCTCCTACCCCGAACTGCTGAATGACAGCACATTCCCAGAGGATGCTAAAAGTAGAGCACGCCGCATTCTGCAGTCCTGTGGAGGGAACAGTATGG GTTCCTACACGGCCAGTCAGGGCATAGACTCTGTGCGTCAGGATGTGGCCTGCTACATTGAGCGAAGAGATGGCGGTGTGCCCTGCGACCCAGACGACATTTATCTCACCACAGGAGCCAGCGACGGCATTGTG ACCATTCTGAAGCTGCTGGTGTGTGGCGAGGGTGCGACCCGTACAGGCGTCATGATCTCCATACCTCAGTATCCCCTGTACTCTGCTGCGTTGGCTGAATTGGGCGCCGTGCAGATCAACTATTACCTTAATGAGGAGAAGTGCTGGAGTATGGACATCAGCGAGCTGCAGCGCGCCCTGGATGAAGCCCGGCGCCACTGCAACCCCCGAGCGCTGTGCGTCATCAACCCTGGAAACCCCACCG GTCAGGTTCAGAGCAGACAGTGCATTGAGGACGTAATCCGATTTGCAGCAAATGAACGTCTCCTCCTCATGGCTGATGAG GTGTACCAGGACAATGTGTATGCTGAAGGTTGCCAGTTCCACTCTTTTAAGAAGGTTCTGTTTGAAATGGGGCCAGAGTACTCTGATACAGTGGAACTGGTATCTTTCCACTCCACCTCCAAATGTTACATGGGAGA gtGTGGCTTCCGTGGAGGCTACATGGAGATCATCAACATGGACGATGAGGTGAAGGCCCAGCTGACCAAGCttgtgtctgtccgtctgtgtcCTCCTGTCCCTGGACAGGCTCTAATGGACCTGGTGGTCAACCCCCCTCAGCCTGGGGAACCCTCGCACGACAACTTTATCAAG GAGCGCACAGTCACCTTAAGTGCCTTAGCAGAGAAGGCCAAGCTCACAGAGCAGGTTCTGAATACTATTCAAGGCATCAGCTGTAATCCTGTTCAGGGCGCTATGTACTCCTTCCCTCGTATAACCATCCCTGAAAAGGCCATCCAAGAGGCCATG GATAAAGGTCAGGAGCCAGATATGTTTTACTGCATGAAGATGCTGGAGGAGACGGGGATCTGCCTCGTACCTGGAAGTGGCTTTGGTCAGACAGATGGAACCTACCACTTCAG AATGACTATCTTGCCACCGACAGACAAGCTGACGATCCTGCTGAACAAAGTCAAGGAGTTCCACCAGAAATTCACACAGCAGTATTCTTAA
- the fuz gene encoding protein fuzzy homolog, with amino-acid sequence MIMLQHGSTQLICLTASSGVPLFTRGGSKQLPFSVIGSLNGVHMFGGGQGVVLSCCETEGGGKVVWRVFQDSVMLIAVSGGEQGGACSSKEEQVRLQRLLENVWSCMVLVLGQDELTNVRNVERLKRDLRSCFSLIDQLLEERQEGIMGNLTYCADSLLPPNPTLLQEAVDGFAQAADSEFSCLIVHGRIAAATEKWWRLAPQEVVLLSALLRSFSAAGSASCDYPVFLPQGSPTVAHRLLRFQLLPGADVCVLCGPTPSLHRAESGLVGRFWTPLVETLRDCLAVGERCLPGSVSLRPDVLALLLINRETRRSVSCVRTSTNHLLGDPLLPSKARCWELLKLFYIFSTTRYFTQEEILCALPEERAQRGNTEDFVLGFSHQPLQCYLVTEECKSYGLQTPQHQLFLLIPLSVPTFALRTVATQTLSDIVAATGF; translated from the coding sequence ATGATTATGCTCCAGCATGGGTCGACGCAGCTCATTTGCCTCACAGCCAGCAGTGGGGTTCCTCTTTTCACAAGGGGAGGCTCCAAACAGCTGCCCTTCTCTGTCATCGGCTCCCTGAATGGTGTCCACATGTTCGGGGGTGGTCAGGGAGTGGTGTTGTCTTGCTGCGAGACTGAAGGTGGGGGTAAAGTGGTGTGGAGAGTTTTCCAGGACAGTGTGATGCTCATCGCTGTGAGCGGAGGTGAACAAGGTGGTGCGTGCAGCAGCAAAGAGGAGCAGGTCCGTTTACAACGGCTCCTGGAGAATGTGTGGAGCTGCATGGTGCTGGTGTTGGGGCAGGATGAGCTGACCAATGTCAGGAATGTTGAGAGGCTGAAGAGGGACTTGCGATCCTGCTTCAGCCTCATTGATCAGCTGTTGGAGGAGAGACAAGAGGGCATCATGGGTAACCTGACGTACTGCGCTGATTCACTGCTGCCTCCAAACCCCACTCTTCTTCAAGAGGCCGTGGATGGCTTTGCCCAGGCTGCAGACAGCGAATTTAGCTGCCTCATCGTCCATGGACGGATAGCTGCAGCAACTGAGAAGTGGTGGCGCCTGGCACCGCAGGAGGTTGTGCTGCTTTCTGCTTTGTTGCGGTCCTTCTCAGCCGCTGGATCAGCCTCTTGTGATTACCCAGTTTTCCTTCCTCAGGGCAGCCCCACCGTGGCCCACCGCCTGCTCCGCTTCCAGCTGCTCCCTGGcgcagatgtgtgtgtgctgtgcggCCCAACCCCGTCCCTGCACAGAGCCGAGAGTGGACTGGTGGGTCGTTTCTGGACACCCCTGGTGGAGACCCTGAGAGACTGTCTGGCTGTTGGAGAGCGCTGCTTACCAGGATCTGTATCCCTGCGCCCAGATGTGCTGGCACTTCTTCTCATCAACCGTGAAACGCGACGCTCCGTCTCCTGTGTGCGGACTTCCACTAATCACCTGCTCGGTGACCCTCTTTTACCCTCCAAGGCCCGCTGCTGGGAGCTACTGAAGCTCTTCTACATCTTCAGCACGACACGCTACTTCACCCAGGAGGAGATTTTGTGTGCCTTGCCAGAGGAGAGGGCTCAGAGAGGCAACACTGAAGACTTTGTGCTTGGATTCTCCCACCAGCCGCTACAATGCTATCTAGTTACAGAAGAATGCAAAAGCTATGGACTTCAGACACCACAGCACCAGCTCTTCCTGCTCATACCACTGTCAGTGCCCACCTTTGCACTGCGTACGGTGGCCACACAGACTCTCTCTGATATAGTTGCAGCCACTgggttttaa